The Sandaracinus amylolyticus genomic interval GCGCGCACGAGCTCGGCGTCGCGAGCACGCTCCTGGCGACGCACGGGCCGGAGCGCGGTGTGCTCGACGGGCTCGCGCCCGCGCTCGCGCGTCATCTCGGGTGCCTGCGCCTCACGCCCGACGCGCTGCGGGCGCGCATCGACGCGCTGCTCGCGATCCGCGGCGAGGGCGACGCGCTCGAGCGCGAGGCGCTCTTCGCGCTGCTCGCGAAGGTCGCGTGCGAGCCGGGCGCAGCGCCGCCGGGTGAGCGCGAGGCGACCGCGTACGCGCTCACGCGCGCGCTGGGACGCGAAGCGCGTGAGCGCACGCTGGTGCTCGGCCTCGACGATCTGCAGTGGGGCGACGAGACGACGCGCCTCTTGACGAACCTGCTGCGCGATCCCGACGCGCCGCCGATGCTCGTGGTCGCGACGGTGCAGGAGGAGGCGCTGCACGTCGCGCCCGAGACCGCGGCGGCGATCACCGCGCTCGAGCAGGACGCGCACGCGCGCGCGCTCGCGATCGGCCCGCTCGGCGAGGAGGACCAGCTCAGCCTCGTGCAGGATCTGCTGCGCCTCGAGCCCGGGCTCGCGCGCGAGCTGGTGCAGCGCACCGCGGGCAATCCGCTCTTCGCGGAGCAGCTCGTCGGGGACTGGGTGCGCCGCGAGATCCTCGAGGTGCGCGCCGATGGGTTCGCGCTGCGCGCGGGCGCGCGCGTGGACCTGCCCGACGATCTGCACGCGGTGTGGATCGCGCGCGTCGAGCGTTTGCTCGCGAGCCGACCCGCGGTGGAGCGCGAGGCGCTCGAGATCGCGGCGCTGCTCGGGCACCACGTCGACGAGGCGGAGTGGACGCGCGCGTGCGAGCTCGCGTCGCTGCCCTCGCCGCGCGAGCTCGCGACCGCGCTGGCGCGCGCGCGGCTGGTCGATCTCGGTCGTGACGGCAGCGGGATCGCGTTCGTGCACGGGATGCTGCGCGAGAGCGTGCTGCGCGCGGCCGTCGAGGCCGGGCGGCGCGACGCGCAGGTGCTCGTGATCGAGCGGCTGCTGCGCGAGCGGGTGCAGGCCGGGGCGTCGGACGCACGGGAGCGGCTCGGTCGATTGCTCGCGGACACCGGCCGCGACCTCGAGGCGGTGCCGCTCTTGATCGACAGCGCGCACGACCGGCGCGTGCAGTCCGAGGCGGCGACCTCGCTCGCGCTCCTCGATCTCGCGGATGGATGCGCCGATCGCGCGGGGATCGCCGACGACGATCCGGTGCGCGGGCGCGCGTGGCTCACGCGCTCGGCGACGCTGCGGAGCATCGGCGACTACCCCGCAGCGCTCGCCCTCGCGGACCGCACCGCGGCGCGACGCGGAGTGCCGGGATGGGACGCGCTCGCGCCGCTCGCGCTCCTGCGACGCGCCGAGGTCGAGAGCCGCATCGGGCAGATCGAGCCGGCGCGCAGAGCGCTCACCGAGGCCCACGACGCGCTGCTCGCGCAGGGCGATCTGATCAACGCCGGCCAGGCGGTGTGGCTGCTCGGGTGGCTCGACGCGTTCACCGGGCGGCTCGAGGACGCGCTCGGTCGGTTCCGCCTGATCGAGGTCTTCGCGACGCGTCAGAACGAGCCGCGGCTCTCGCTGCATCTCTACTGGGCGATGGGCTTCGCGCACCTCGCGCGCGAGGACGTCGTGGAGGCGGCGCGCGTGTACGCGCGCGCGAAGGAGATCGCGGTCGCGCAGGGGAGCCGTCTCGCGCTCGCCCACGTGCGCTTCGGCGACGCGGCGCTCGCGCTCGCGCGCGGCGCGATCGACGACGCGATCGCGACCGCGGAGGAGTCGATCGCGCTCTACCGATCGGTGCGCTCGACCGAGCAGCACTTCGCCGAGGTCGTCCTCGGGATGGCGTGGGCGCGCGGCGGGCGGCTCGATCTCGCGGACGAAGTGCTCACGCGCGCCGAGGAGTCGCTGGAGCGGCACGGACGCCACGCGTTCGCGGTGCGGGTCGGCGTGGTGCACGCCGCGGTGGACGCGGCGCTCGGCCGGTGGGAGTCGGCGCGCGCGCACCTGCTCGAGGGGCTCGAGAGCGCGAGCCGAGACGGCTACCGCGAGACGCTCCTCGCGCGCGAGGTGATCCCGGTGATCGAGCTGGCGCGCGCGGCGGGACGCGAGGAGGAAGCCCGCCTCGCGCGCGAGCTCGCGCTGCACCACCTCGACCTCCCGCACACCCGCGACGAGCGCGACGCGCTCGCCGCGAGCGCGTGATCACGGCGTGGTCTTGGCGCGCCGCGCGTCGCGCTCGACGCCGCCGCGGATCAGATCGACGAGCTCGACCGCGCTGAGCGCGCCCGCGGCGTCGGCGCCCTCGAGCACGCCGCGCGTGAGCTCGCGCTTCGCGGCGTGCAGCGCGAGCACCGACTCCTCGATCGTGTCCTTCGCGACGAGCCGCACGATCGTGACCGGCTTGTCCTGTCCGATGCGGTGCGCGCGATCGCTCGCCTGATCTTCGACCGCGGGGTTCCACCACGGATCGAGGTGCACGACCGTGTCGGCCGCGGTCAGGTTGAGCCCGGTGCCGCCCGCCTTCAGCGAGAGCAGGAACACCGTCGCCTCGCCGCGCTGGAACGCCTCGACGCGCCGCGCGCGCTCGGGCGCCGGCGTGGAGCCGTCGAGCTGCAGGTAGCTCGTCTTGCGCGCGCGCAGCAGCGACGCCGCGTTCTCGAGCAACCGCACGAACTGCGAGAACACGAGCACCTTGCGGCCCGCGCCCTCGAGCTCGTCGATCAGCTCCATCAGCGACGCGAGCTTCGAGGACGCGACGCCCGCGTCGGGCACGACCAGCGACGCGTCGCACGCGAGCTCGCGCAGCCGCGTGATCGACGCGAGCACGCGGAACCGCTGCGACTCGTCGGCGCCGGCGAGCGCGGTGATCGCGCGGGTGCGCTCCGCGTCGTACAGGCGCCGCTCG includes:
- a CDS encoding serine/threonine-protein kinase PknK, which translates into the protein MTAPAFAIGPFALHEVLGRGGMGEVWRAVHVAQGVPVAVKVLRGARSIAPRYVAAFRREAERLAALDHPAIVTVLDFGTLSADEARASDGRYVAGSPWIAMELAEGASLAALAPMPWSDVVHVARVLLDALAHAHARGVVHRDLKPANVLVSGCEDGTRADVLLTDFGIAHALDGGEIDDAEIDSDGMVMLAGTPGFMAPEQVRGEWRDFGPWTDLYSLGCTIWTLLAGIEPFAGAAHRVMLAHMTEELPPLPATLEVPDDVRAWIARLARSDLHLRFRRAADAAAALERVAGPRSGRGRAWARRASPSVARTLEVVRTRAASSASTPRAASTVLDAPLTPSPVRQTPPTARTTQRPRSAPPPPKPAFPASWRAERAPLSRMQLVGAGLSLYGAREIPIVDRDVARDALWEALGDVHERRALRVVLLRGASGVGKSRLLRWTLHRAHELGVASTLLATHGPERGVLDGLAPALARHLGCLRLTPDALRARIDALLAIRGEGDALEREALFALLAKVACEPGAAPPGEREATAYALTRALGREARERTLVLGLDDLQWGDETTRLLTNLLRDPDAPPMLVVATVQEEALHVAPETAAAITALEQDAHARALAIGPLGEEDQLSLVQDLLRLEPGLARELVQRTAGNPLFAEQLVGDWVRREILEVRADGFALRAGARVDLPDDLHAVWIARVERLLASRPAVEREALEIAALLGHHVDEAEWTRACELASLPSPRELATALARARLVDLGRDGSGIAFVHGMLRESVLRAAVEAGRRDAQVLVIERLLRERVQAGASDARERLGRLLADTGRDLEAVPLLIDSAHDRRVQSEAATSLALLDLADGCADRAGIADDDPVRGRAWLTRSATLRSIGDYPAALALADRTAARRGVPGWDALAPLALLRRAEVESRIGQIEPARRALTEAHDALLAQGDLINAGQAVWLLGWLDAFTGRLEDALGRFRLIEVFATRQNEPRLSLHLYWAMGFAHLAREDVVEAARVYARAKEIAVAQGSRLALAHVRFGDAALALARGAIDDAIATAEESIALYRSVRSTEQHFAEVVLGMAWARGGRLDLADEVLTRAEESLERHGRHAFAVRVGVVHAAVDAALGRWESARAHLLEGLESASRDGYRETLLAREVIPVIELARAAGREEEARLARELALHHLDLPHTRDERDALAASA